From Vibrio splendidus, a single genomic window includes:
- the cmoM gene encoding tRNA uridine 5-oxyacetic acid(34) methyltransferase CmoM codes for MTEDRNFDDIAHKFAKNIYGSDKGEIRQFIVWEDLEQALSKFEQSASPLHVLDAGGGLAQMSQKIASLGHNVSLCDLSSEMLKLAEESISEAGLLDQYRFIHSPVQKVAEHLDEKVDFVMFHAVMEWLADPKETLDLLLEQVKPGGVASIMFYNHHGLVLKNVICGNIPHVLNGMPHRKRFKLQPQKGLKPEEVYQWIEDAGLEICGKSGIRSFSDYIGNMEYMGDYQFEDVLELEKQLCRQEPYLSLGRYIHVWAQKPAQ; via the coding sequence GTGACTGAAGACCGTAATTTCGACGATATTGCCCACAAATTTGCAAAAAACATTTACGGCTCTGACAAAGGAGAGATCCGTCAGTTCATCGTATGGGAAGATTTAGAACAAGCTTTGAGCAAATTTGAGCAATCAGCTTCGCCGCTGCATGTGCTTGATGCTGGAGGCGGCCTTGCGCAGATGTCGCAAAAAATTGCGTCGCTTGGGCATAACGTTTCTCTTTGCGACCTCTCTTCTGAAATGCTGAAGCTAGCAGAAGAAAGTATCAGTGAAGCGGGTTTGTTAGATCAATATCGATTCATCCATTCTCCGGTACAAAAAGTCGCAGAACATCTCGATGAAAAAGTCGATTTTGTGATGTTTCATGCCGTAATGGAATGGTTAGCCGATCCTAAAGAGACGCTTGATTTATTGCTTGAACAAGTTAAACCGGGTGGCGTTGCCTCGATAATGTTTTACAACCACCACGGATTAGTCCTGAAAAATGTGATTTGTGGCAACATTCCTCATGTATTGAATGGGATGCCACATCGAAAACGGTTTAAGCTGCAACCACAAAAAGGCTTGAAGCCGGAAGAGGTTTATCAATGGATAGAAGACGCTGGTCTAGAAATCTGTGGTAAATCAGGCATTCGCTCTTTCAGTGACTACATAGGTAATATGGAGTACATGGGTGATTACCAATTTGAAGATGTATTGGAACTAGAAAAACAGCTATGTCGCCAAGAGCCATATCTGTCGCTAGGCCGTTATATTCACGTTTGGGCTCAAAAACCTGCGCAATAA